One region of Gossypium raimondii isolate GPD5lz chromosome 6, ASM2569854v1, whole genome shotgun sequence genomic DNA includes:
- the LOC105774347 gene encoding U11/U12 small nuclear ribonucleoprotein 25 kDa protein, translating to MEVEDFVTPRSASENPQRSTSLTSLRTANGGSLRNSFLYAKLREEPIKLSVRKLDGSFFDVEILKMATIADLKLAVEHVFSQMPDQGLGEISWPHVWGHFCLCYDAQKLVSDTDLVVKYGIRDGHQLHFVRHVSSIYNLTKTRSKRSVARKRPYL from the exons ATGGAAGTGGAGGATTTTGTTACCCCAAGGTCTGCTTCTGAGAACCCACAGAGGTCAACCTCATTGACTTCTTTGAGGACTGCCAATGGCGGTTCCCTTCGTAATAGTTTTCTTTATGCTAAGCTTCGTGAAGAACCCATCAAGCTCTCTGTTCGCAAATTGGATGGCTCTTTCTTTG ATGTCGAAATATTAAAGATGGCTACCATTGCAGACCTGAAGCTTGCCGTGGAGCATGTGTTTAGTCAAATGCCAGATCAAGGGCTCGGCGAGATTTCATG GCCGCATGTTTGGGGACATTTTTGCTTGTGTTATGATGCTCAGAAGCTGGTCTCAGACACTGATCTGGTCGTAAAATATGGCATCAGAGACGGTCATCAG CTTCACTTTGTTAGGCATGTCTCCTCCATATATAACCTGACAAAGACTCGATCAAAGAGGAGTGTTGCTCGAAAACGACCATATCTGTAA